CGCCGGGTTGCGGTCGCTCATAGGAGTTGTCCCTCCGCGTCTAGTTGTTCGTAACCCTCCGCTACGGTCAGAACTTCGCTGACGTACCAGTCGGCGTGATTGTAGGAGTAAATTGCCGCGTACCAGTCATCAGGCGCCCCACCGGCCACGAGGTATCCCGCCGCCGCCGGGATGGCGTCTTCCGGGTCCATTATGTTTGCCTGCCCGTCTCCGTTGCCGTCCACCCCGGAGGTCGCCCACGTCGAGGGAAGAAACTGCATCGGCCCCATCGCTCCGGCGCTCGACGGCCCGAGGTTCCGGCCGTGGTCGGATTCGATCTTGCCGATCGCCGCGAGTATGTACCAGTCCGCCCCGAACCCGTAACGCTCCGCCGACTCCCGGTAGAGCTGCATGTAGCGGTCCTGCGGGATGGCGACCTCTTCGGAGGCGAATATTTCCCTGCCCTCTGCGATTCCTATCTCCTCTTCGCGCCGGGAGGTCGTTCCGCCGGTCGCTGCGGCCCGGGCGTCTATCCTGGCCCGCTCGGCGCGGCGGAGTTTTTCCTGCCGCGCCTCTCTGTACTCTTCGGCGCGACGCTCGACGTACCGCTGCTTTTCGAGCCGCGCTTCTTCCATCTCCCGCTCTTCCAGAAAGATCTCGGCCTCAAGATCCGAGCGAAGCCGCTCCGCTTCCCGCGCCATCCCGGCCATCCGGGCCCGCTCCCGATGCTGCCCGGCAAGGGCCTCTCCCTGTTCGCGCTGCAGCTCCCTTACCTGAGCGAGCGTCTCGGCGAGGATGCGCTCATCTTCTCGAAACCCCTCTAGCTCCTCCCTGTCGGTGAAGATTGCCCGCCGGACTGCCGGGTCCATCACCCCCGAAGCGTCCCCGGCGAGCAGATCCTCCAGCACAAGGTCTATCCCGCTCAGACCACCCTCCCGGTAAGCCCGAACTATCCCTGCGCGGTGCTCCGATTCGGAATTCTTTCGCTCGGCCTCCCGGAGCCGCAGTTCTTTTTCAAGTTCCTCGGCCTTCAACTCCAGCTCTGCGACCCGCTCCTCGGTAGATCCCAGAGAGGCCTGAACCTCCTCCAGCCGGACGGCCGCCTCAGAGACTCTGTCTATCGAAGCTAAAAGGTCCCGCTCGTAATTTCCGACGCGCTCTCTGGAAGCATCTATCTCCGCCCGGAACACCGCCTCTTCACCATCACGCTCGACCGCCCCCGAAGCCTCCGCCGCAAAAAAGAGACCGACGCATGCCAGCACCACACCGAACAGCCCGAAACGGGAGCGTCCGCCGTCTCGCCCCCCGCCCTTCACAAAACATCCCCGGACTCGTTCTCGATCACGATACTCGACAGCCTACAGCAA
This sequence is a window from Rubrobacter indicoceani. Protein-coding genes within it:
- a CDS encoding lytic murein transglycosylase, whose protein sequence is MKGGGRDGGRSRFGLFGVVLACVGLFFAAEASGAVERDGEEAVFRAEIDASRERVGNYERDLLASIDRVSEAAVRLEEVQASLGSTEERVAELELKAEELEKELRLREAERKNSESEHRAGIVRAYREGGLSGIDLVLEDLLAGDASGVMDPAVRRAIFTDREELEGFREDERILAETLAQVRELQREQGEALAGQHRERARMAGMAREAERLRSDLEAEIFLEEREMEEARLEKQRYVERRAEEYREARQEKLRRAERARIDARAAATGGTTSRREEEIGIAEGREIFASEEVAIPQDRYMQLYRESAERYGFGADWYILAAIGKIESDHGRNLGPSSAGAMGPMQFLPSTWATSGVDGNGDGQANIMDPEDAIPAAAGYLVAGGAPDDWYAAIYSYNHADWYVSEVLTVAEGYEQLDAEGQLL